AAATTCAAGACCATTGTCAGTTCTGATTCCTTTAATTTTCTTTCCAGTTTGGTTTTCAATCAATGTTTTCCAAGTAGTAAATTTTCCAAACACATCAGATTATGTTTCATCAGAAAACACCACACTTTTCttgagaaatcatcaataacaGAGAGAAAATAGACAGAACCAGAGTGAGATGACACAGGAGCAGGTCCCCAAACATCCATATGCAGATATTCAAGCACATTCTTACTCACATTAGTAGGAACAGGTGTAGGAAAGGTCACTTTATGTTGTTTACCAAGCACACAAGTATCACAGAAAGGTAATTCACCACAGACATCAGAATCAGATAGAATGTCATGTTTTTTCAGAATATTCATACCCTTCTCACTCATGTGGCCTAGCCTATTATGCCAAAGCAAAATTTTGTCAGACTTTACAACATTAGCAGATGCTTTTTCACAAGTAAGAGGCACAGCATTGCAGACATACAAACCACACCTTTTTTGAGCTTTAAATAAGCACATAGAACCTTTACAGATTTTCATACGGCCATCCCCCCACTTCCCACTCAGACCAGAACCTTCAAGAGCATTACATGACATCAAGTTATAACACAGATCTGGAACATATCTAACACCCTTCAAATTAAGCACATAGCCATTACTAAATTTTAAACACACTGTGCCAATACCAAGAATTTCACATTTCTTGTCATCAGCCATTGACACATAAGTGCTAGAAACAGGCTTCATGTCAGAAAACACCTCCTTGAAGGGACTTACATGGAAAGTACAACCAGAATCACATAACCAATCATTTGAAGTATAAGGACACATAGGGGAAGCATTGATATTCAACAAATCATGCACCATAAACACAGATTCATTGTCAGTTGTTTCATACTTAACCATACTGGCAATGTTTTCAATCTGAGAGCTGTTATTATTATGGTGAGGAGGCTTATTCTTCTTAGGCTTGGTATATTCCTTTTTATAATGTCCAGTTTCTCCACAATTGTAACATTTTCTGAAGGATTTAGGGTCCCTACTACTGGATCTGGACCTAAATTTCTTCCTTGAGTTGGATCTGTTATTAGAACCACCATTTGATTCATATCCCCCTCTTGAATTAGACCTACCCCTAACATTAAACACTTTATTGGCAGTAGATTTGTCAGAACCCCTCTCCCTCAGATCAAGTTCCTTAGATTTAAGGGAGCTAATTATTAAATCAAGAGGAGCAGAGTCTCTGCCATATTTAATGGCAGCCTTTACATCACTATAGGAATCAGGTATGGCATTCATTAGGGCAATACTTGTATATTCATCAATTGTTTTATCACCTGATCTCTTAATATCATGCACAAGTTTCTGAAATCTATCCACATTATCATCTATATCCTTAGACAAATCAAGTTTGAATTTAAACAGCTTTTCAAGCAAATACATTCTTGAGGACATAGAAGTTTCTGTAAACAGAGTATCAAGGAGTTTCCACATTTCAGAGGCAGATTCAACATGATCAACTTTCCTAATCACAGAGTCAGATAAATTGAGAATAATAGTGGCTCTAGCCAACTCATTCATTTCATCTTGCTTTTCAGGAGAAACATCATCAGACAAAGTACCATCAACAGACTTGAAAACCTTTTGCTGAATCAAAATACACTTCAATTTTTGTTTCCAAATCATAAAGTCATTTTTTCCATTAAATGGAACCAAACCAATGGGCTAAGACATTTTGGACACCAATTCAGCCAAAACACAGTGAGCAAGGTAAGAACACACAACTCTGCACACAATAGGGAGAAGAGACATGCAGGCTAGGGCCTAACACAGATTTTCACAGAAGGAGCACAAAAGAACACGAAGTCAAGTACCCAGAGGGCAGTAACAGCTATCTGAACAGAAAAATTTTCTcaagaacaaaaagaaacaCACCATACACACAGGTCAAGCCCAAATCCCTGACTGTCACGAGCAGCACTGGCTAAGGCTATCCCAGATCGCAAGCACTCACTCTtggagggcgcagggggtcacttagGCAGTATATGTGCTTAGTGGCCAGGTAATAAGGGGTCAGAGAGACAGATAAAACAACAATCAAACACGGAAGCAGGTAAACACAGAGAAAACAACACAGATAAGCCTAAAACCTTGCCAAGGTTTACTACCAGCAGCAAAAGTCCAAACCTAGGGTGGCTTTAAACaggaaaaacaagaaaacagAGAGAGTCacagccaatttaccagagcaaACCCCCTACTCGAGGGAGGGttccacttgcccacctccttaATGCGACTCGGCGTGCCGGAATCGTCCCCCCGTGGCtttgataccactgtagggatcagacgaattccggattcactatttaccgagacctctttggtcttgttacaagatggctcagtcaaaccatcaaccaagcgactgatatGTACAAAAGATCTAGCTATTACAGTCAAGATACACAATAGCTATTACAGACTAAGCCCTTGTGCTTAATCAATTCAAGACAAGCATCAATAACTCTGCACACTCAACAAAACCTTGTTAGTATCACAAGGTAATAGATCCAAACGGATCTGGTACAATAAAGGCAGAATACCAAACGAAATCACAAAGAAAACAACAATCAACGGCTCAGCCACCCGCCGATGATACAAGCCTATTCTCCAGAACACAGATCCAAAGGAGCACAACTGAATCTGCCGGTGATTgacctcacactccagattcTAAGCCTAACAGACTCCTACACTTCAGATCTACACCGTTCGAGAACAACCTCGCACAGAAACACTCCAAACAGAAACCCTAGTTCCCACCCAACTCCAGCAACCGAAATAGTTGCTTCCTCTATTACTGTAGCAAGATCTGAAGCACTTTCAACCGTGCAAGATCACACAGAATCACCAGAGAATCGTCGGAGaagaagggaagaagaagaagagtcgAAGAactctgagagagagagagagatatatatCCGAAGAGAGAGAGTGTAGAGTATTGAATGAGATAGAGAATCAGGAGACTCACACACATAACAAGCACACCCTACAATCCGACGGCTGAGAGCCATGATCCGAGTGGAAGAACACGTGGCTGTATCTGGAGTGGAAGTCATGAGTCTTGGGCCAGGCCCAAATCAGCAATGCATGGGCCAGAGACTAAAACCAGCCCAAATGAGAGTCCACCAAATATTCAACAGAAGCATTGACAAATTTTTCTCACATTGTCTGAAGAGCTAGTACCTGAAGCAACCCCGAAAGTCAGTGAAATAAATCGCATAATTGTACTTTCTTCGCCCTTTAAACATATAAACTTTTAAAAACTTCACaacttaaaataatttttaagggacctaaataaaatactccatctTATATCTTATTTCAATACACTCATTATCTTATCTTACTTAGGTCCCTTTGAAAATGTTTAAACTCTGAATGTTTTTATAAGAAGGAAGATAATATATTGAAATACGTTATTTcaatatattctttttatttaggTCCTTTTGaaagtatttaaatttttttattaaaaaagataGAAATATGGATCTTActcatttttactttttaaataaattcacAATCAATATAGTATTAAAATCTATGTCTAGATTTTGAGGTATATTAAAATGGAGCATAGGGAGTAACCAACtttcattaaataaatatatttatttttaataattttgataattgataacatttattttaatttttattataaaattggtCAAATAagattatgaaataaattaattaaagtattctTATTTGACGGTATGAATAATCCATGAGGTTGGGTCggaaaaaatagtactactatctaTATTCCTTTTTAATTGAGTCATTGTTCTAGtattttgtaaaattttaagataattgagttatttttatTAGCAAAAAGTGAcactctttcttattttattctctacaCATCTCTTCCTGTATATCTgtattctcttattttattcaccatccattgcttaacacactattcttaatcttcgtgccgtAATTCGTAAATAGTCACATTTTCTTATTTCAGGATGTCTATAGAAAATAGTCtcaattctaaaaataaaaggTTCATctatataatactagtattatctatttttctccttttctttcttactttatctatttttcacttttcttttctttactAATTTCTTGTTAAAATTTGTGTTCGTTTAcaaatgagatattttttttcctactttacttattttttttctttattaatttcGTAGTCGTGTCTTTCCacaaatgagacaaattttgttaGAATGAGTGAATAGTATTAGGAAAAAAAGAGAATATTAGTGAATCGGAGCCATCACATAAATTGTGTCGCATAGAGTGGTGAGGAAGGAGAAATGTTTCCTGCGTGAagtgggagagagagagagagagagagagagagagagagagagagagaggtcaCACAAATATATGTATAGAGAGTGACTTCTGCTACTGCAGCAGCGACAAGCAAAATTGGCAATTTTATGACTGAAAAAGGGCCAGCAGCGCCGCCGGCTGGAATGGCGGTCACGGATAATCAAATCGCACAGGCGCTGGACTCTCTCATCCGCGACACCAACTCCTTCAACACCTTAAGCGGCGTCGTCGAGCAGCTTGAATCCAAACTCGGCGTCAATTTGTTTCACAAAATCGACTTCATTCGCACCCAGATTCACCGCATGCTCCAGTCTCACCCTCTCAATTTCATGCCCCACTATCACCACCAGcatcaaaaccctaatttccctccccctccccctcccgcTCCCGCCGCGCATTTAACGCCGAATTTCGCTGTTTATCAACCCTCTCAGGGTTACACCTTCCGCCCCCCTCCGCCGCTGCCATCTCCGTCCTCGGCGGCGATAAACGCCCCCACCACTGCCACTGCAGATGTCCCTGCTAAAGAGAGGTGCGTTTCCAAAATTCTGCGAAGATGGTTGTTTGGTTGGTGTGGAAATTTGGGCTGCCTTTCGGAAAAGTTTTCTTCATTTCCTCACCAACCAAAGAGATCattgttttctccttttatTTCATCTCTATCTTAGAGTGTGTGCTTCGTCTCTCTTTTGCTGAACGCTTTAGAATctataattattcttttttgtttttttttgtgtggatATTCTCTTGCATGTAGAATCAGCATCaatttagcacataaaatcaatttttctttGTAATCCGAGACAGTCAAGCATTTAGTGGGGTTCACTGTTTACTGAACTGGACTGAACTGAAGGCATGGTCATTTTTTCTGAATCTCTGTTTGTGTTGCGGCTATACATTTTCCCATCTGATATTTTGGTCGAAATTCTTCTTTTGGGTTATCATGGAAATAAGCTTCCCAAATTGAGAagcttattttttaaattcttaattGGAGATGAATAAGACTTATGCGTCCACCTACGGGAGGAAGATAGGCGTCATGGCCAGTTCGGCACCCTCGTCCTTTTGCACCGGCGTTTCTCTGCACAAACATCATTATCCTTCACCCGGATCTTGAGGACCACCCTCCCTCCGGCATTTCGCAGCTATTTTGGCCGTCAAAACCTCGACGTGTTGCTGCAAATCCATCGCTAAGAGGAAACAATTCGCCTGCAAATCGTTCGCTGCTTCAATAAAAGGAAACAGTTCGCCTGCAAATCCACCTAAGAGACCATAACCCTTATGTGTCTCCAATTAATGTGACGCGTTAGGGTTTATTCGTTTCTTAAAAATCCTGACTTTTATAAATAGCTTCCCAATTTGGAAAGCTAATTTCCATATGTCGCGCAAAGAAGAATTTTGCCGTTATTTTGTTGATGCTGGATAAATGCTACTAAATCATAATtattatactacctccgtccaccaataaacgtctcattttgtcattttcgtatGTCCACCAATAATTGTCCCATAtgcttttttactacttttggtaatggactCACATTCAACTAACTCTTTCTATTCATTTtcctctacatttcttaaaaaccCGTGCCCGATCAAACATGACCTTATAttagtggacggagggagtagtgttTGACTATTTGATACTAAAACATAGGCATAGCCACACAGGAACAAAAATATCCgcaaatataatattttccatGAAAGGAATCCATCGATGCTATCATTAATGAAAAAACTTGGGGATGATTATATAGTAGACGTTCATCATCTGATTGAATGTCACTAGTATTTTCAATCATACCCTTAAGCTTGGAAGTAGAGGTTGTAACTTATAGGTTTAAATTGCGAATGCTCCACTAACAACTCTCATCATTTGGCTTAACACTCTCCATATTCTTCCACTTTGATGCAGTGCGTCGACAGGGAAAAAAAGAAGAGGTGGCCCAGGTGGTCTGAACAAACTATGCAATGTTTCTCCACTGCTTCAAGCCATTGTAGGCCAGCCATCCTTGCCGAGAACTGAGGTATACGAACCTGTGTTCTTGTTGCTAATATCTTCCAAAAATATACTCCTCCTGAAACAAGAATTCTGTGCAGATTGTGAAACAGTTGTGGGTTTACATCAGGAAACATAATCTTCAAGACCCAAACAATAAAAGGAAGATAATTTGCAACGATGAGCTCCGCTTGGTATTTGAGACTGACTGTACTGACATGTTCAAGATGAATAAACTGCTAGCTAAACATATAACTGCGATTGAGCCTACAAGTATGGATATCTGATTGTGAATATGCCTCCTGTGTTCTTTCTGATAGTTTCTGTTCCAGCTATAGTAAATTTGTAAAACGCATCTCATTCTTGCAGAACATATAGCCAAAGATGCTAAAAAACAGAAGGCTGATGTGGGATCAGGAACTGATGATCCAGTTCCAATTGTGGTAATATCTGAAGCACTTGCCAGGTTCTTTGGAACTGAGGAGAGGGAGATGTCACAAGCTGAAGTGTTGAGGCAAATCTGGGAGTATATAAAGGCTCACCAACTTGAGGTTTGTCACTGACTTAATGGTTATATTTCTCTCCTCGATTACAAAGAGCCATTTCTCCCCCTCATAAGAAACTTAGCCTTTAATGTACATTGAGTAGATTTTGGCTCGTGCTTGCATCTTGGGAGGGagcaaattaaattaaacatcTAACTCTATTCAAATTTATCCGTGTCTTGGCATTTCCCTCGCTTCAGAGTGAATGCTGTTTGAAATGAGTTTTAGATGGAGAAATCCAATGTGATATGTCAGCTGGAACAAGAAGTAATCTTCTGGTACTCTGGTGGTTTTCTATTTGTTCTGTGATTATTTTAATCAGATCCTCCTAGTTAATTGCAGAATCTTGCTATATTGAATTGAAGTCCCTTGCATCCGTAGTCCCTTGCATCGGTTATAGCTCTGGTGGTTTTCTATTTGTTCTGTGATTATTTTAATCAGATCCTCCTAGTTAATTGCAGAATCTTGCTATATTGAATTGAAGTCCCTTGCATCCGTAGTCCCTTGCATCGGTTATAGCTCTTCTTCccatttatttttcctttttgttaTTCCGTTCACAGAAAATGTTCTCCTTTTTACCACCTGAAGTGCCTTTCTCTGTTTTGCTGCTCTAGGATCCCTTGAACTCAACGGCAATCTTGTGTGATGAAAAATTACATGAGCTTCTGGGCTGTGAAAGCTTCTCAGCATTGGAGGTACCAGAGATGTTGGCACAACAGCACTGTTCAAGAAATCATGACAAAGAGATCTGACTGGTATGTCTACCATTGTTActataaaaattatactccatactCCATAATTTTTATATCATTAAAGATATCGGAACAGAACTTTCTGCTATCTTTTTGGAATTGTAATCAAATGCCTCTTTTAATGTGTCCTTAACATTCCATGTTTACACGTTATGCACGAATTTTCTACAGTCTTTCCTTTCCATCTTCTGAATTCTCATTTGTTCCTCTACTTTTTCTTGTGCACTTCGATTATATGACCACACTTCTAGTCCAGCTTTTCTCATCATATCTAAACTAGCTGACTACAAAAAAGGAGTCTTCTTTCTAAactttccctttttcttttttgcttcCCGGTTTAAGCCACGCCTACTTTCGTTTTCCAGATATTTTGTGCTATTCCCCCCTCCCCCATATTTACAAAGTTGCAGTTGCGCTACTAAAATGATTCAAATATGAATGTTACAAGCTCTTAAAGTTGATGCCTGATGATCCCATTATGTCTTCTTGTAGATTGCAGATAGATGATGTTAATCCTAACATACTACTGTATTCTGGCGCTACTACTCCGAATGCGGTTCTTCCTGTAAAGAAGGTTGTATGGGTTGTGTTTTTCGATTCGGTTAGGCTTATGATTGTGGAGCGACGTTGGTAAATAATGAATACAATTTCAACTCATCTGGTCACCATATATGGTGGAGTTCCATGTCTTTGCACATTTTATAAACATATATTGTGATATGGATATGGATATGGATATGGATATGGTAGGTCAAGCACTGAACCTTCCAAGCGTGAAGAGAGGTGTCTAGGTTTCATTCTTTATCATCCTCCTTTTACTAACTTCCAAATCTACGGTGCTACATGTGCTTCTCAGAAAAAGGAATGTTATGTTATGATAATTCTCTTAAATTCGCTGGATTCATTTTATATGATTAGGGTATAAAAGCATATAATTATAAAGGGAAATGTTTTTAAGCGTAATAAAATATGTAcgattttatttattcattacgGTTGggattttgtaaaataattttgttttatcaactgtgaacaaaatataattttaatatataaaagctTAGTTCCATTTTTAAAAACCATAGTAATGAAACAATTGCATTCATTCTAAGTGTAGCATAAGCATGGAGAATGGATTATTTTGTAcatatgaaaattattttgattGAAGTCATTCATTAATAACGAATACGATAGCTTTCTTGTTAAATGGGCATCTTATTTGCTATATCGATTTTTAATAGTGGAATTGTGAGAAATGGTGTGATGAGATGACTTTTTTTCTTGTTAAATGGGCATCTTACTCCTCCTATTTACAAATTCGGAATATATATATTTCGGAAATGCGTATTCTAACGGAACTAGTGTTATACTACACTACAAATGTGTAATTGGAACATGCTTTTAAGAAACGCGTAACAAAAAACGTGCATTTACAAAATGTATATAGTCAtacactactactactactacatattTAAGGGAAGTTGCAAGGTGTCGATACTACAAGTATTTGTTTGCTTCCGATAgtcattttaaattttgatttgattcGGATTGAATATTCAGTTTTTGATTATTTTGTTCATCTATGTTGTTCTCCATTATACGGGACGGGTGCCAAATGCAATGCGCATAGTATAATCTCTTTTGTCTCTTATTAGTTATTAAGGAGTATCCCATTTAAAACTAGCATGAATTTTTAAATAAGATGAAGAAATGTGGGcaaaataattagtaaagtTACTAATTTAACAATTGTATAATGAAAATCAGTTAATAAAATCTGTAATCTGTACCTattgatataaaaataaatcagaCAAGATATACTGATATACTAAAATAGGAGTAATAAAATAGAATCTTAATGACCTGACGGATGGGGGTAATATTTGTGCAAATCCTCCACTACAAATGGTAGGTAGAGATTGGCAATGTCGCCACTTTTTCATTATTAGAATCATAATGGAGAAAGTGCTGTAACGCGCAGAAATAAAAGATGCTCCTCCGcaatttctcttcttcttttttttttaaaaaaaatagaaaatttgaaacttagatgatttaattaaatctcaatttCCGGTTATCAATATGATTATTAAGTAATCACAGAAATTAATGAACTAAATAGAATACAGGTCGAATCTAAGCAAAAAGACAAGGCTGCAGAGCGTGCAAGCTAAAATAAGCAAAATTCAAGAAACTCATAAGTATCTCTCTACTCTACACTTCCGTCACTCGTAATCAATCGAAGACAGTACAAACTACAAAGTGAGAGAAAAATTGTTATTTTCTGACCTTCACTTTTTCCAAGAGAGCTCCTGAAATAGAGAAGCAGCTCATTTGAGCTACAGATGCCGCCGACAATGTGGATGCTTAGCCTTTTGTGTTTCCAGTTCCTCCTCTTCTGCTCGCTTGGATCTGCTGACTTCCCCACTAAATGGCAGACGCTTAGCGGTAAAAAACACTTCTTTTTCTTGCCTTCACTTTTGCTTCTTGTCTTTCTCTTTTTGTTAATTTAACTTAAAAGTTTCtgatttttactattttaaaatGTTGTATACAAATAGAAATATCGTAGTATTGGTTTGCTGTCAGTTGATTCTTCTGAACATGCTTTTTTTGGGGAGATGTTGATATAGCTTATGTATGTTTCTATTTTCTGAAAATGGAGTTTTGTCATTTAATTACTATGAAATGCTATTTTTGTCGATTAGAAATGTCTACAATACACACTTTTATGCTTCCCTTTTGGGCGTAGGAGAATTGTCAAATGAAGGAAATGTGGTGCTAATATAGTAAAATTAGACTTTTATGCTTCCGATTTTTTTGCCCCCCTTGGGAAAAAGAGCATTTTGAAACTGAAGTTGTAGGGATCT
This sequence is a window from Salvia splendens isolate huo1 chromosome 5, SspV2, whole genome shotgun sequence. Protein-coding genes within it:
- the LOC121802962 gene encoding uncharacterized protein LOC121802962 isoform X1, encoding MTEKGPAAPPAGMAVTDNQIAQALDSLIRDTNSFNTLSGVVEQLESKLGVNLFHKIDFIRTQIHRMLQSHPLNFMPHYHHQHQNPNFPPPPPPAPAAHLTPNFAVYQPSQGYTFRPPPPLPSPSSAAINAPTTATADVPAKESASTGKKRRGGPGGLNKLCNVSPLLQAIVGQPSLPRTEIVKQLWVYIRKHNLQDPNNKRKIICNDELRLVFETDCTDMFKMNKLLAKHITAIEPTKHIAKDAKKQKADVGSGTDDPVPIVVISEALARFFGTEEREMSQAEVLRQIWEYIKAHQLEDPLNSTAILCDEKLHELLGCESFSALEVPEMLAQQHCSRNHDKEI
- the LOC121802962 gene encoding formin-like protein 18 isoform X2, which encodes MTEKGPAAPPAGMAVTDNQIAQALDSLIRDTNSFNTLSGVVEQLESKLGVNLFHKIDFIRTQIHRMLQSHPLNFMPHYHHQHQNPNFPPPPPPAPAAHLTPNFAVYQPSQGYTFRPPPPLPSPSSAAINAPTTATADVPAKESASTGKKRRGGPGGLNKLCNVSPLLQAIVGQPSLPRTEIVKQLWVYIRKHNLQDPNNKRKIICNDELRLVFETDCTDMFKMNKLLAKHITAIEPTKHIAKDAKKQKADVGSGTDDPVPIVVISEALARFFGTEEREMSQAEVLRQIWEYIKAHQLENLAILN